In the Terriglobia bacterium genome, one interval contains:
- a CDS encoding CoA transferase, which yields MQSKLPLSGIRVIDFGRFIAGPYCAMLLADMGADVIRVDRRQGSEDRYIAAITKSGEGGGFLSLNRNKRNLTLDTSKPESAEVIRRLVKGADVVVANLPNNVLKSMRLDYDSLKATKPDIILARISTFGPDGPYANRVGFDTVAQAMSGAMGLTGFAGTPVRDIVPFEDYGTALHTAFGVMVALYHRAQTGEGQIVDGSLLATGITYVQGLLAERSVLGIERRQLGNTSFYAAPSDCYQTKDGWIVVSAVGNDMFARWARLVGHEDFIGDPRFASDQLRADNRDTITDAMNAWLAIRTTEQAIAELEKARVPAGPVMDLQQVLDDPQVKARELLRYVEHPGAAKPVPLADTAVRLSATPGGIRSRAAALGEHTDEVLREIGYSDAEIDGLRAMAAV from the coding sequence ATGCAAAGTAAGCTGCCCCTCTCCGGTATCCGCGTCATTGATTTTGGGCGCTTTATAGCCGGCCCGTACTGCGCCATGCTGCTGGCGGATATGGGCGCGGACGTGATTCGCGTCGATCGTCGCCAAGGGAGTGAAGACCGCTATATTGCGGCGATCACTAAAAGCGGCGAAGGCGGAGGATTTCTTTCGCTCAATCGCAACAAGCGCAATCTTACGCTCGATACATCTAAGCCGGAGTCGGCTGAGGTGATTCGCCGTCTGGTGAAAGGCGCGGACGTGGTGGTGGCGAATCTGCCGAACAACGTACTGAAGAGCATGCGGCTGGATTACGATTCGCTAAAGGCGACCAAGCCGGACATTATTCTTGCCCGTATTTCTACTTTCGGTCCCGACGGGCCATATGCGAATCGAGTGGGCTTTGACACGGTGGCGCAGGCCATGTCCGGCGCTATGGGTCTTACGGGATTTGCGGGGACACCGGTACGCGACATTGTCCCTTTTGAAGATTACGGCACGGCTCTGCACACGGCTTTCGGCGTGATGGTGGCGCTGTATCATCGCGCACAGACAGGCGAAGGGCAAATCGTGGACGGATCGCTGCTGGCGACTGGCATCACCTATGTGCAGGGCTTGCTGGCGGAGCGATCGGTGCTCGGTATTGAACGGCGACAGTTGGGCAATACAAGTTTTTATGCAGCTCCTTCTGATTGCTACCAGACCAAAGACGGCTGGATTGTGGTTTCTGCCGTGGGCAATGACATGTTTGCCCGGTGGGCTCGGCTGGTAGGACACGAGGATTTCATCGGCGATCCGCGTTTTGCCAGCGACCAGCTTCGCGCTGACAATCGCGATACCATTACCGACGCAATGAACGCCTGGCTGGCAATACGAACCACGGAGCAGGCCATCGCCGAGTTGGAAAAGGCGCGTGTTCCCGCTGGACCGGTGATGGATTTACAGCAGGTGCTGGATGATCCGCAGGTGAAAGCACGAGAGTTGCTGCGTTACGTCGAACACCCGGGCGCAGCAAAGCCGGTGCCGCTGGCGGACACGGCTGTCAGACTGTCGGCGACGCCGGGCGGCATCCGCAGCCGAGCGGCGGCACTGGGGGAACATACGGATGAAGTGCTGCGAGAGATTGGATACAG